In Variovorax sp. OAS795, a single window of DNA contains:
- a CDS encoding molybdopterin cofactor-binding domain-containing protein, translating into MEHPESGAGPTPAPSHDEPPGMRRRDLLGYAASAPLISAAAGLGGLAAPSSARAAVLPMTPPDTTDLIDIGDAVTVTALPTMPLVKVSGLANGRVRLELPRFESGQGIATAAAMMLADKLGLPLNAIEVGSADASPELVFNQLTGGSSSVRSLHAGMPLLGGVGGLAGGSANPVVGRRVTRLDALDIVTGRKKFTLDQAVPDAKPTMVCRPPTINGQFVRINNTTAVMGMPGVLGIAPIPATNGIVPTPPGVAVMAETFGQAWAAVNALDVTWTAGAVAAESNASIQQKLKSALLPFVLPPLGALTVEGEFEFAAVSHCPMETECAIADVRADRAEVWSGLQSPIVTQQAVAADLGLPLDRVKVHAVPSGGSFGRRLFWDATLQAVQISKALGRPCRLMYHRTDDMRHGRVRPPMFHRARATMLLGQVIAFEQRIAGVRLDTRHGFGEMLGAAAIALPNGFPQTVGNFAIEQAMFKTMVSSPYNFGVTTKLLTPVAMDINTCSYRSVHIQPSRLVEEILVDEMARALRKDPVAFRLEYLRLPRARAVLKAVAEAAQWGKAMPPGFAQGVGVHQESKSFTACIVEIDARVPADIKVTRATIAIDVGTPINPSGIEAQMQGGLCESISIVLTAGLHIQNGLPLEGSYSQYHFARMKNYPKDVKVIIMPATSGEAIGGLGEVGLSASSGAIANAYARATGKKPRSFPLNFPVDFTPIPPGKLPTPVTVPVPA; encoded by the coding sequence ATGGAACATCCGGAATCCGGCGCGGGCCCCACGCCTGCGCCATCTCATGACGAACCGCCGGGCATGCGCCGGCGCGACCTGCTGGGATACGCGGCCTCTGCACCGCTGATCTCAGCTGCCGCGGGACTCGGCGGCCTCGCGGCGCCGTCTTCGGCCCGGGCCGCGGTATTGCCGATGACCCCACCGGACACGACCGACCTGATCGATATCGGCGATGCGGTGACGGTGACGGCGTTGCCGACCATGCCGCTGGTCAAGGTGAGCGGCCTTGCGAACGGCCGTGTCCGGCTGGAGCTGCCGCGCTTCGAATCAGGCCAGGGCATTGCCACCGCGGCCGCGATGATGCTGGCCGACAAGCTCGGCCTGCCGTTGAATGCGATCGAGGTCGGCTCCGCCGACGCCAGTCCGGAGCTGGTGTTCAACCAGCTCACCGGAGGCTCCTCGAGCGTGCGTTCACTGCATGCAGGCATGCCGTTGCTCGGCGGGGTGGGCGGACTGGCGGGGGGGTCCGCAAACCCGGTGGTCGGCCGGCGCGTCACACGGCTCGACGCGCTGGACATCGTGACCGGACGCAAGAAGTTCACGCTCGACCAGGCGGTGCCCGACGCGAAGCCGACCATGGTGTGCCGGCCGCCAACCATCAACGGCCAGTTCGTTCGCATCAACAACACGACCGCGGTGATGGGCATGCCCGGCGTCCTGGGCATCGCGCCGATTCCCGCCACGAACGGCATCGTGCCCACGCCGCCCGGTGTGGCGGTGATGGCCGAGACCTTCGGGCAGGCCTGGGCCGCGGTGAATGCGCTCGACGTCACCTGGACCGCGGGCGCTGTCGCCGCCGAGTCCAACGCCAGCATCCAGCAGAAGCTCAAGTCCGCGCTGCTGCCCTTCGTGCTGCCACCGCTGGGCGCTTTGACGGTCGAGGGTGAGTTCGAGTTCGCGGCGGTCTCGCACTGCCCGATGGAAACGGAATGCGCCATTGCCGACGTGCGCGCCGACCGGGCCGAGGTCTGGTCCGGCCTGCAGAGTCCGATCGTCACGCAGCAGGCAGTCGCGGCCGATCTGGGCTTGCCGCTGGACAGGGTCAAGGTGCATGCCGTGCCCTCTGGCGGCTCCTTCGGGCGCCGGCTGTTCTGGGACGCGACCCTGCAGGCGGTACAGATCTCCAAGGCGCTGGGCAGGCCCTGTCGCCTGATGTACCACCGCACCGACGACATGCGCCACGGCCGCGTGCGCCCGCCCATGTTCCACCGGGCGCGCGCGACGATGCTGCTGGGCCAGGTCATTGCTTTCGAGCAGCGCATCGCCGGCGTGCGGCTCGATACGCGCCACGGCTTCGGCGAGATGCTGGGCGCCGCGGCCATCGCACTGCCCAACGGCTTTCCGCAGACGGTGGGCAACTTCGCCATCGAGCAGGCCATGTTCAAGACCATGGTCTCTTCGCCGTACAACTTCGGCGTGACCACCAAGCTGCTGACACCGGTGGCGATGGACATCAACACCTGCTCCTACCGCTCGGTGCACATCCAGCCTTCGCGCCTGGTGGAGGAGATCCTCGTCGACGAGATGGCGAGGGCGCTGCGCAAGGACCCGGTCGCTTTCCGCCTCGAATACCTGCGCCTGCCGCGCGCCCGCGCGGTGCTGAAGGCCGTGGCCGAGGCGGCGCAATGGGGCAAGGCCATGCCACCGGGGTTTGCGCAAGGCGTGGGCGTGCACCAGGAGTCGAAGTCCTTCACCGCGTGCATCGTCGAGATCGACGCGCGCGTGCCGGCCGACATCAAGGTGACCCGCGCCACCATCGCGATCGACGTCGGCACGCCCATCAATCCCTCGGGCATCGAGGCGCAGATGCAGGGCGGGTTGTGCGAGTCGATTTCCATCGTGCTGACGGCCGGCCTGCACATCCAGAACGGCCTGCCGCTGGAAGGCAGCTACTCGCAGTACCACTTCGCGCGAATGAAAAACTATCCGAAGGACGTGAAGGTCATCATCATGCCCGCCACCAGCGGCGAGGCGATCGGCGGCCTGGGCGAAGTGGGCCTGTCGGCCAGCTCTGGCGCCATCGCCAACGCTTACGCGCGCGCCACCGGCAAGAAGCCGCGAAGTTTTCCGCTGAACTTTCCCGTCGATTTCACCCCCATCCCCCCGGGCAAGCTGCCCACGCCGGTCACCGTGCCGGTACCCGCCTGA
- a CDS encoding Crp/Fnr family transcriptional regulator, which translates to MSSTAMETMLRGSLWAQTLTAEELDRVVRESHEREVPVGGFVMRRGEPADLWLGVIEGLVKMSISQADGRISTFTGVTTGGWAGEGSLLTPSPWRYDGVAMRATRMACVPRHTFERLVSTNLGFNRFLLSHINARLSLFIGLVEFDRLLGPDARVARCLASLFDPILYPQASSFVRLSQDEIGLLSAVSRQRANRALHALERAGLLRVEHGGVEVIDLGGLRSYLGETGALASAERRSLA; encoded by the coding sequence ATGTCGTCGACGGCCATGGAGACCATGCTCCGCGGGAGCTTGTGGGCGCAGACCCTGACGGCCGAGGAGCTCGACCGCGTGGTGCGCGAATCGCATGAGCGCGAAGTGCCGGTCGGCGGTTTCGTCATGCGCCGTGGCGAGCCGGCCGATCTCTGGCTGGGCGTCATCGAAGGCCTTGTGAAGATGTCGATCTCGCAGGCCGATGGCCGCATCTCCACCTTCACCGGCGTGACCACCGGTGGCTGGGCCGGCGAGGGCTCGCTGCTGACGCCGAGCCCCTGGCGTTATGACGGCGTGGCCATGCGAGCCACGCGCATGGCATGTGTGCCGCGCCACACCTTCGAGCGGCTCGTCTCGACGAACCTCGGTTTCAATCGGTTCTTGCTCTCGCACATCAACGCACGCCTGAGCCTGTTCATCGGGCTCGTGGAGTTCGACCGCTTGTTGGGCCCCGACGCGCGTGTCGCGCGCTGCCTGGCCAGCCTGTTCGACCCGATTCTCTATCCGCAGGCGAGCAGTTTCGTGCGCCTGAGCCAGGATGAGATCGGCCTGTTGTCCGCCGTTTCTCGCCAGCGCGCCAACAGGGCACTGCACGCGCTGGAGCGCGCAGGCTTGCTGCGCGTGGAGCACGGCGGCGTCGAGGTGATCGATCTTGGCGGCCTGCGCAGCTACCTTGGAGAGACGGGCGCCCTGGCGTCCGCCGAGCGGCGAAGTCTTGCGTGA
- a CDS encoding flavodoxin family protein produces MSQNIVVVYFSGFGHTKRIAEAVALTSEAQLLRIDEAGNLPSEGWEQLSKADAIVFGSPTYIGSVSWQFKKFIDESSKVWAVMGWKDKLAAAFTNSAGMNGDKAATLNALFTMAQQHGMLWVGMGMLPSSTKAAERNDINYVASFSGLATTTPSDASTDEMAAGDLETARRFGQRVSDTLARFRRQVSN; encoded by the coding sequence ATGTCGCAAAACATCGTCGTTGTGTATTTCAGCGGTTTCGGCCACACCAAGCGGATTGCAGAAGCAGTCGCACTCACTTCAGAGGCGCAGCTCTTGCGTATCGACGAGGCAGGCAATCTTCCATCCGAAGGCTGGGAGCAGCTGTCCAAGGCCGACGCGATCGTGTTTGGGTCTCCGACCTACATAGGCAGCGTAAGCTGGCAGTTCAAGAAGTTCATCGACGAATCGTCCAAAGTGTGGGCTGTCATGGGGTGGAAGGACAAGCTTGCTGCGGCCTTCACCAACTCGGCGGGCATGAACGGAGACAAGGCCGCCACGCTCAACGCGCTGTTCACGATGGCACAACAGCACGGGATGCTTTGGGTGGGCATGGGTATGCTGCCGAGCAGTACCAAGGCGGCCGAGCGAAATGACATCAACTATGTAGCGTCATTCAGCGGCCTTGCTACGACAACGCCGTCGGATGCGTCCACCGATGAAATGGCTGCTGGAGACTTGGAAACAGCACGCCGCTTCGGTCAACGTGTGTCGGACACGCTCGCGCGATTTCGGCGACAGGTTTCGAATTGA
- a CDS encoding zinc-dependent alcohol dehydrogenase family protein — MQAALVHEANGAFLIAERPVPEISAGHVLVRIAASGVNPLDTKIRAGTAAHAKHPLPAILGMDLAGTVIQVGAGVTRFHVGDEVYGLVGGVGGLQGTLAEYGAVDADLLAHKPANLSMREAAALPLVSITAWEGLVDRARTSAGHKVLVHGGAGGVGSAAIQIARSIGADVYTTVTPAQFDVVRSLGATPIDYTTSTPAAYVLEHTADEGFDVVYDTVGGATLDASFQAVRRYTGHVVSALGWGTHALAPLSFRGATYSGVFTLMPMLSGTGRSHHGEILAQITKLVEAGQIRPVLDTQSFTLAQVEQAHARAIGGHATGKIVVNVV, encoded by the coding sequence ATGCAGGCCGCCTTGGTTCACGAAGCCAATGGCGCCTTTCTGATCGCCGAGCGCCCCGTTCCGGAAATCTCCGCCGGCCACGTGTTGGTCCGTATCGCCGCCAGCGGCGTCAACCCGCTGGACACCAAGATTCGCGCCGGCACTGCGGCGCATGCGAAGCACCCACTCCCGGCGATTCTTGGCATGGACCTGGCGGGTACCGTCATCCAGGTCGGCGCCGGCGTGACTCGCTTCCACGTGGGTGACGAGGTCTACGGTCTTGTCGGGGGTGTGGGTGGGCTGCAAGGCACCTTGGCCGAGTACGGCGCCGTCGATGCGGATCTGCTCGCACACAAGCCTGCGAACCTGTCGATGCGCGAGGCGGCCGCGCTGCCACTGGTTTCGATCACCGCGTGGGAGGGCTTGGTCGATCGGGCCCGGACGAGTGCCGGCCACAAGGTGCTCGTTCATGGTGGCGCGGGGGGAGTCGGGAGCGCGGCCATACAGATTGCCCGTTCGATCGGCGCTGACGTGTACACCACCGTCACGCCCGCGCAGTTTGATGTGGTCCGATCTTTGGGTGCCACACCCATCGACTACACGACATCCACGCCCGCCGCGTATGTTCTTGAGCACACGGCGGACGAGGGGTTCGACGTGGTGTACGACACCGTGGGGGGCGCCACCCTTGACGCGTCGTTTCAAGCCGTGCGCCGGTATACCGGCCATGTCGTTAGCGCGCTGGGTTGGGGCACCCACGCACTGGCACCGCTGTCTTTTCGAGGCGCCACTTATTCCGGTGTCTTCACGCTGATGCCGATGCTGAGCGGCACAGGCCGCTCCCATCACGGTGAGATCCTGGCGCAGATCACCAAGCTGGTCGAAGCAGGCCAGATTCGTCCTGTCTTGGACACCCAGAGCTTCACGCTCGCTCAGGTTGAACAAGCGCATGCGCGCGCTATCGGAGGCCACGCAACCGGCAAGATTGTTGTTAACGTCGTTTGA
- a CDS encoding LysR family transcriptional regulator, whose amino-acid sequence MDWQDLRIFLAVARAGTLSGAAARLGMSQPTMGRRIRALEDSTGQKLLHRGPEGFQLTDEGASVLLHAERMEEEALAIERQLAGHGADLQGLLRVSCSDWFGLHVLSPVITEFVGRHPGVRIDLITDVRFLDLDRREADLVFRIRPSESPGVVQRHLMHMSYALYGPAGVQGPATGNGADIKLITLNTAFEDLPDVHWLRSTFPSGIFTLGSNNRDVQARLCGLGAGFAVLPTLLGDHFPGIERHDLEPPPPGRDVWFVYHQDLRGLARLRAFLDLVIEKLGGRTTHAGAAPEPFVTPALQVKDR is encoded by the coding sequence ATGGACTGGCAGGATCTCCGAATCTTTCTGGCGGTTGCGCGTGCGGGCACGTTGAGCGGCGCAGCCGCACGTCTGGGAATGTCCCAGCCGACCATGGGGCGCCGCATTCGGGCGCTGGAAGACTCAACCGGGCAGAAGCTGCTGCATCGTGGTCCGGAGGGATTTCAACTCACCGACGAGGGCGCGTCGGTGCTCTTGCACGCAGAGCGTATGGAGGAGGAGGCGCTCGCCATCGAGCGACAGCTGGCCGGTCACGGCGCTGACCTCCAGGGGCTTCTTCGGGTGTCGTGCTCCGACTGGTTCGGATTGCATGTCCTGTCACCGGTCATCACTGAATTCGTCGGACGCCACCCGGGCGTTCGCATCGACCTCATCACGGACGTACGTTTTCTCGATCTCGACCGACGGGAGGCAGACTTGGTGTTTCGCATTCGGCCTTCCGAAAGCCCAGGGGTCGTCCAACGCCACCTCATGCACATGAGCTATGCGCTCTATGGGCCAGCTGGCGTGCAAGGGCCCGCAACAGGCAATGGGGCCGACATAAAACTGATCACGCTGAATACGGCCTTCGAGGATCTGCCGGACGTGCATTGGCTGCGCAGCACGTTCCCGTCAGGCATCTTCACGCTCGGCAGCAACAATCGTGATGTGCAAGCTCGCTTGTGTGGCCTGGGGGCAGGATTCGCTGTGTTGCCAACCCTCCTCGGCGATCACTTCCCTGGCATCGAAAGGCACGACCTGGAGCCGCCGCCACCTGGCCGGGACGTCTGGTTTGTCTATCACCAGGACCTTCGTGGACTGGCGAGACTGCGAGCATTCCTGGACCTGGTGATCGAGAAACTCGGCGGACGCACCACCCATGCCGGCGCGGCGCCCGAGCCGTTCGTGACTCCCGCTCTGCAGGTGAAGGACCGCTAA
- a CDS encoding SLAC1 anion channel family protein produces the protein MNTTMTEAVGSSTSQWAHVPVGLFGSVMGLTGLSLVWATMHAQFATPSWIAQAFAYAAILAFVLVTLAYAAKLMHSRARAEAEFGHPIAVNLFATFWISLLLLPMVIAPLNLMVARLMWAVGALGMAAFAIFIVDRWLSSQHQITHATPAWILPVVGLLDLPLAIPYLSLPQLRGLMLAGLAIGLFFAIPLFTLVFSRLVFEPPMPVALRPTLMILVAPFAVGMSTYVATTGQVDLFAKSLYVLTIFLLLVLLGRLRNLGNCCPFRFAWWAVSFPLAASAIASLRFAEAEPGSITITIAIGLVAVSTLVILWLLIRTVVGEFRGDIGALSS, from the coding sequence ATGAACACCACTATGACAGAAGCAGTTGGGTCTTCGACGAGCCAGTGGGCTCATGTACCCGTCGGCCTCTTCGGCAGTGTCATGGGCTTGACGGGCCTGAGTTTGGTGTGGGCCACCATGCATGCGCAGTTCGCCACACCTTCGTGGATTGCGCAGGCCTTCGCATACGCGGCGATTTTGGCGTTCGTCCTCGTCACGCTTGCCTATGCTGCGAAGCTCATGCACTCGAGGGCGCGGGCCGAAGCCGAGTTCGGCCATCCTATTGCGGTCAACCTTTTCGCGACCTTCTGGATCAGCCTCCTGCTTTTGCCCATGGTCATCGCTCCGCTGAACTTGATGGTCGCGCGCCTCATGTGGGCAGTCGGGGCGCTGGGAATGGCGGCCTTTGCAATATTCATCGTGGACCGCTGGTTGAGTTCGCAGCATCAAATCACCCACGCGACGCCGGCATGGATCCTTCCAGTGGTCGGCTTGCTTGACTTGCCGCTGGCGATTCCCTATCTATCTTTGCCGCAGTTGCGAGGCCTCATGCTGGCCGGCTTGGCGATCGGTCTCTTCTTCGCGATTCCACTCTTCACGTTGGTCTTCTCGCGCCTGGTTTTCGAGCCGCCAATGCCCGTAGCACTGCGCCCTACCCTGATGATCCTCGTGGCACCCTTTGCGGTTGGAATGTCTACCTATGTTGCAACGACGGGCCAGGTCGATCTGTTCGCCAAGTCGTTGTATGTGCTGACAATCTTCCTTCTGCTGGTGCTGCTGGGACGGCTCAGGAATCTGGGAAACTGCTGTCCGTTCCGGTTCGCGTGGTGGGCGGTCAGCTTCCCGCTTGCAGCTTCCGCCATAGCCTCGCTCCGGTTCGCCGAAGCGGAGCCTGGATCGATCACCATAACGATTGCGATCGGGCTGGTGGCCGTGTCGACGCTTGTCATCCTGTGGCTCTTGATCCGAACTGTGGTGGGGGAGTTTCGCGGCGATATAGGGGCGCTCAGCAGTTAG
- a CDS encoding SDR family NAD(P)-dependent oxidoreductase: MSGGSSRDPVEEAGLESFPASDPPAWGLGTREGTARISTPFDFASTADEVLSGVRLSGRRAIVTGATSGIGIETARALAHAGADVTLAVRDVEAGKKVAHAIAAARRCRVHVALLELSSPRSVRDFVEEWRGPLHILVNNAGIMALPELQRSTEGWELQFATNFMGHMGLTVGLHDALAAANGARIVSLGSSGSLFSPVNFDDLHFNFIPYTPFVAYGQSKTACILLAMEANRRWSGEGIFANALNPGAIATNLQKHSGGLKTPKERQKSVQQGAATSVLLAASPLLSGVGGRYFEDCNEAEIVPVRSADYRGVAPYALDATNAHRLWEIAACLLH, encoded by the coding sequence ATGTCCGGCGGAAGTTCACGGGATCCAGTAGAGGAAGCTGGCCTGGAATCGTTTCCGGCCAGCGATCCTCCGGCCTGGGGATTGGGCACTCGCGAAGGCACAGCCAGGATATCGACGCCATTCGATTTCGCGTCGACAGCGGATGAAGTGCTCTCAGGGGTTCGACTGTCAGGTCGGCGCGCCATCGTCACGGGTGCTACGTCGGGCATAGGCATCGAGACGGCGCGCGCGCTCGCGCACGCCGGCGCCGATGTTACGCTGGCCGTTCGGGACGTAGAGGCGGGCAAGAAGGTGGCTCATGCCATAGCTGCCGCCAGGCGCTGCCGCGTTCACGTTGCGCTTCTGGAGCTATCGAGTCCGCGCTCGGTGCGTGACTTCGTCGAGGAATGGCGCGGACCGCTGCACATCTTGGTGAACAACGCTGGGATCATGGCCCTGCCGGAGCTACAGCGTTCTACAGAGGGATGGGAACTGCAGTTCGCGACCAACTTCATGGGGCATATGGGACTGACGGTGGGACTTCACGACGCGCTGGCTGCGGCAAATGGCGCACGCATCGTCTCACTTGGTTCAAGCGGCAGTCTCTTCTCTCCAGTCAACTTCGACGACCTGCACTTCAACTTCATTCCCTACACACCCTTCGTTGCCTATGGGCAATCCAAGACAGCGTGCATCCTTCTTGCGATGGAGGCGAATCGCCGCTGGTCGGGTGAAGGCATCTTCGCCAATGCGCTCAATCCCGGGGCGATCGCGACGAACCTTCAGAAGCACTCGGGTGGCTTGAAGACGCCGAAAGAGAGACAGAAGTCCGTGCAGCAAGGTGCGGCCACATCTGTGCTCCTGGCGGCTTCCCCTCTGCTCAGTGGGGTCGGCGGGCGCTACTTCGAGGACTGCAATGAGGCAGAGATCGTGCCGGTGCGATCTGCGGACTATCGCGGGGTTGCTCCGTATGCGCTCGACGCTACCAATGCACATCGCCTCTGGGAGATCGCTGCCTGTTTGCTTCATTGA
- a CDS encoding alpha/beta hydrolase — protein sequence MARSIVISKHGATRRDVLAGGAGVALALSISTATQVASAQAAGMPASRNPLKGSRTMNTVTTKDGTQIYFKDWGPKSGQPIVFCHGWPLSSDSWESQMLFLGGQGYRCIAHDRRGHGRSSQPWQGNDMDTYADDMEVMLDSLNIRNAVLVGFSTGGGEVARYIGRHGTKRVAKAVLVSAIPPLMLKTAANPGGVPLEVFDGLRAQQLANRSQFFKDIASGPFYGFNRPGAKASQGLIDAWWLQGMMGGHKNTFDCIKVFSETDFTEDLKKFTIPTLVIHGGDDQVVPIDVGGRASAKMVKTSKLIVYPGAPHGLTDTHKDRFNADLLDFIKSEQKA from the coding sequence ATGGCCAGATCAATCGTTATCAGCAAACACGGCGCGACGCGCCGCGACGTACTCGCTGGCGGCGCCGGCGTTGCGCTTGCACTCTCGATTTCCACGGCGACTCAGGTCGCATCCGCCCAGGCCGCAGGAATGCCTGCATCTCGCAATCCACTGAAAGGAAGCCGAACGATGAACACCGTCACAACCAAAGATGGCACGCAGATTTACTTCAAGGATTGGGGGCCGAAAAGCGGCCAGCCGATCGTGTTCTGCCACGGATGGCCACTGAGCTCCGACAGCTGGGAATCCCAGATGCTGTTCCTGGGCGGGCAAGGATATCGGTGCATCGCGCACGATCGGCGAGGCCATGGCCGCTCGAGCCAGCCTTGGCAAGGCAATGACATGGACACCTATGCGGACGACATGGAAGTCATGTTGGATTCGCTGAACATCAGGAATGCCGTGCTGGTCGGATTTTCCACCGGCGGCGGAGAAGTCGCACGCTACATCGGCCGCCACGGGACGAAACGCGTCGCGAAAGCCGTACTCGTCTCTGCCATTCCGCCGCTGATGCTGAAGACAGCGGCGAATCCCGGTGGCGTTCCCCTGGAAGTGTTCGACGGGCTCCGCGCCCAGCAACTGGCGAACCGTTCGCAGTTTTTCAAGGACATCGCGAGCGGACCGTTCTATGGCTTCAATCGCCCGGGTGCCAAGGCTTCCCAAGGCCTCATCGATGCCTGGTGGCTGCAAGGCATGATGGGCGGACACAAGAACACGTTCGATTGCATCAAGGTTTTCTCCGAGACGGATTTCACGGAAGACCTCAAGAAGTTCACCATTCCGACGCTCGTGATCCATGGCGGCGACGACCAAGTGGTTCCGATCGACGTCGGCGGCCGGGCTTCGGCCAAGATGGTCAAGACTTCAAAGCTTATCGTCTATCCCGGCGCTCCGCACGGGCTGACCGATACCCACAAGGATCGGTTCAACGCCGACCTGCTCGACTTCATCAAGTCTGAACAGAAGGCGTGA
- a CDS encoding MBL fold metallo-hydrolase, with amino-acid sequence MMKSATRPTSAVRALAAACVLTIAVLTALPASAEVTSPVLAINDEAAKADITVTPIRGNLSVLMGSGGNIGVLSTPDGKFLVDSGIAVSKPKVKAALDGISKLPPRYLVNTHWHWDHSDGNEWVNAEGATILSHDNVLKRLRDRTRVIEWGYTFPPLPPGALPTVTYGKQKTMEFGGETIILTNYGGGHSDGDTAVYFKKADVLQLGDIFWNGHYPFIDYGAGGSIDGMIRWVDASLKRTTEKTIVIPGHGPIGNRAELMEYRDMLVTSRKNVAALKKQGKSLAEIVALKPTAKFDGKYGAFVIDPAFFTLLVYMGV; translated from the coding sequence ATGATGAAATCAGCTACACGCCCTACATCCGCGGTGCGCGCACTTGCCGCTGCCTGCGTACTGACCATCGCAGTCCTGACGGCGCTGCCTGCGAGCGCCGAAGTCACCAGTCCCGTTCTCGCCATCAATGATGAAGCAGCGAAGGCGGACATCACTGTTACGCCGATCCGAGGAAACCTCAGTGTTCTGATGGGCTCGGGCGGGAACATCGGGGTACTTTCCACGCCCGACGGCAAGTTCCTCGTCGATTCCGGCATCGCCGTCTCCAAGCCGAAGGTCAAGGCGGCGCTCGACGGCATCAGCAAGCTGCCGCCGCGGTACCTCGTCAACACGCACTGGCACTGGGACCACTCCGACGGTAATGAATGGGTGAACGCCGAAGGCGCAACGATTCTCTCTCATGACAACGTGCTGAAGCGGCTACGGGACCGCACCCGCGTGATCGAATGGGGTTACACATTCCCTCCTCTGCCGCCTGGAGCGTTGCCGACCGTCACTTACGGAAAGCAAAAAACGATGGAGTTCGGTGGGGAGACGATCATCCTGACCAACTACGGTGGCGGACATAGCGATGGCGACACCGCGGTGTACTTCAAGAAAGCGGACGTGCTTCAGCTCGGCGACATTTTCTGGAATGGCCACTATCCGTTCATCGACTACGGTGCCGGTGGAAGCATCGACGGCATGATCCGGTGGGTCGACGCGAGCCTCAAGCGAACGACGGAAAAAACGATCGTCATTCCAGGCCATGGTCCGATTGGAAATCGCGCGGAGCTCATGGAGTACCGGGACATGCTGGTCACGTCGCGAAAGAACGTCGCTGCATTGAAGAAGCAGGGAAAGTCGCTTGCCGAGATCGTGGCACTGAAACCGACCGCCAAGTTCGACGGAAAGTACGGTGCCTTTGTGATCGATCCGGCGTTCTTCACGCTCTTGGTCTACATGGGCGTCTAG
- a CDS encoding 4-oxalocrotonate tautomerase family protein, with the protein MPFVNVKLVDGVFSTEEKHALAKALTDVMVKFEGSEAFREVVWVLIEELHTDGWHIGGRPFAGPKSLKETLGNSKAIFETINGEPMTRAEWAAAAPVRS; encoded by the coding sequence ATGCCATTTGTCAACGTAAAGCTGGTCGACGGTGTATTTTCGACCGAGGAGAAGCACGCGCTCGCTAAGGCGCTCACCGACGTCATGGTCAAGTTCGAAGGCTCGGAAGCCTTCAGGGAGGTGGTGTGGGTCCTGATCGAGGAACTCCATACGGACGGCTGGCATATCGGTGGACGGCCGTTCGCAGGGCCCAAATCGCTCAAGGAGACGCTGGGCAATTCCAAGGCCATTTTCGAAACCATTAACGGTGAGCCGATGACCCGAGCGGAATGGGCCGCCGCAGCACCGGTCCGCTCGTAG
- a CDS encoding nuclear transport factor 2 family protein, which yields MHISFEIAERIRLKKAQYCRFVDTKQWESFKRLTLPHAKFIFYGVDGKVLHEFSSTEDLLGPTVRLLEGARTSHRVCNSELSLVSERRVCAIWAMEDYLVFPAHNGNPGSAMRGYGHYYETWEKHGDDWFLAKLELHRQILSSFVLPSGDTQANADGLS from the coding sequence ATGCACATATCGTTCGAAATCGCCGAAAGGATAAGACTCAAGAAGGCGCAGTACTGCCGCTTTGTGGACACCAAGCAATGGGAGAGCTTCAAGAGGCTGACCTTGCCCCACGCAAAGTTCATCTTCTATGGAGTAGACGGCAAGGTTCTTCATGAGTTTTCTTCGACCGAGGACCTCCTCGGGCCGACAGTACGGTTGCTCGAAGGTGCACGGACCAGTCACCGGGTATGCAACTCCGAACTCTCCTTGGTTTCCGAACGCAGGGTCTGCGCCATCTGGGCCATGGAGGACTACCTGGTGTTCCCCGCACACAACGGCAACCCGGGCTCCGCCATGCGCGGCTATGGCCACTACTACGAGACGTGGGAGAAACACGGCGACGACTGGTTTCTCGCAAAGCTCGAGCTGCATCGTCAGATATTGAGTTCGTTCGTGCTGCCCAGCGGCGATACGCAGGCCAATGCGGACGGCCTGTCGTGA